The following are from one region of the Bacillus methanolicus MGA3 genome:
- the ezrA gene encoding septation ring formation regulator EzrA — MEYIIGAFIIIFCLFLTGFFIRKKHYKEIDRLESWKINIMDRPVLDEMAKVKQLNMTGQTEELFEKWRHEWDEIVTTDLPDVEELLFDAEEYIDKYRFGKAKEVTALIEEKLSKTEEKIQCILTELNDLVGSEEKNRTEIEELKELYRECKKNLLAHRHSYGNAENELERELEEVIGKFQEFDEKTKNGNYLEAREIVLFIKERLEKIRQKMDAIPRLLLECQTNLPAQLNELKEGYREMVSQGYVLDHIPLEKETEQYEKQLEKFLSFIEKLEIEEVEKGIDELKDGIEFLFDLLEKEVFAKHFISKNVQGAKELLEASLEENEKLRMESEHVQESYHLPEQELEVLKRFEKHLAFLEKRYELLLNRIEQNDTAQTVLSEELQEMKAMLDAVRDEQRAFEEKLKALRKDEMEAREQVKDLTKKVGEMIRLVSKSNIPGLSQDYQYLLEEAKESIQNVIDRLEEKPLNMNSVRKYLEVAVLTVNKLTDSTNELVENAKLAEKVIQYGNRYRSRYPSVAKGLQEAEAAFRNYDYRLALEQAAASIEEIEPGALKKIETLLSEE; from the coding sequence ATGGAATACATAATTGGTGCGTTCATCATTATTTTTTGTTTGTTTTTGACTGGTTTTTTTATAAGAAAAAAACATTATAAAGAAATAGACCGACTTGAATCATGGAAAATTAACATAATGGACCGCCCTGTACTTGATGAAATGGCAAAAGTTAAGCAACTGAATATGACCGGACAAACAGAGGAACTTTTTGAAAAATGGCGGCATGAATGGGATGAAATCGTTACAACCGATTTGCCTGATGTAGAAGAGCTGTTGTTTGATGCTGAGGAGTATATTGACAAATACAGATTTGGCAAGGCGAAGGAAGTAACTGCTCTTATAGAGGAAAAGCTTTCAAAGACGGAAGAGAAAATACAATGCATTCTTACCGAGCTGAATGATCTCGTCGGCAGCGAGGAAAAAAACAGAACGGAAATTGAAGAGTTAAAGGAACTTTATAGGGAGTGCAAGAAAAACTTGCTTGCACATCGGCATAGCTACGGGAATGCAGAAAATGAACTTGAACGAGAGCTCGAAGAAGTCATTGGCAAATTTCAAGAGTTTGATGAAAAAACAAAAAATGGGAATTACCTTGAGGCAAGGGAAATCGTTCTTTTCATTAAGGAACGGCTTGAAAAAATCAGACAAAAAATGGATGCCATTCCAAGATTATTGCTGGAGTGCCAAACAAATCTCCCTGCACAATTAAATGAATTAAAGGAAGGCTACCGGGAAATGGTCTCACAAGGATATGTTCTTGACCATATTCCATTGGAAAAAGAGACAGAACAATATGAAAAACAGCTTGAAAAATTTTTATCCTTTATAGAAAAGCTTGAGATTGAGGAAGTTGAGAAAGGAATCGATGAACTGAAAGATGGGATTGAATTTTTATTCGACCTTCTTGAAAAAGAGGTATTTGCAAAACATTTTATTAGCAAGAATGTACAGGGAGCAAAGGAGCTTCTTGAAGCCTCTTTAGAAGAAAATGAAAAATTGAGAATGGAATCAGAACATGTGCAAGAAAGCTATCACCTGCCGGAACAGGAACTTGAGGTCTTAAAGCGTTTTGAAAAACATTTGGCCTTTTTAGAAAAAAGGTATGAGCTTCTTTTAAATCGTATTGAACAAAATGATACTGCACAAACCGTCTTAAGTGAAGAATTACAGGAAATGAAAGCCATGCTTGATGCGGTTCGTGATGAACAAAGAGCGTTTGAAGAAAAACTTAAGGCCTTGAGAAAAGATGAAATGGAAGCACGTGAGCAAGTAAAAGATCTTACGAAAAAAGTTGGAGAAATGATCCGCCTTGTATCAAAAAGCAATATCCCGGGCTTATCTCAGGATTATCAATATTTATTGGAAGAAGCGAAGGAAAGTATTCAAAATGTGATAGACAGATTGGAAGAAAAGCCGCTAAATATGAATTCTGTACGGAAATATCTTGAGGTTGCCGTATTGACTGTTAATAAATTAACTGATTCAACGAATGAATTGGTCGAGAATGCAAAATTAGCGGAGAAAGTCATTCAATATGGCAACCGTTATCGAAGCCGTTATCCTTCTGTAGCGAAAGGATTGCAAGAAGCTGAAGCAGCCTTTCGCAACTACGATTATCGGCTTGCCCTTGAACAAGCGGCCGCATCAATCGAAGAAATAGAACCGGGAGCTTTAAAGAAAATTGAAACCCTGCTTTCTGAAGAATAA
- the hisJ gene encoding histidinol-phosphatase HisJ gives MKKDGHVHTPYCPHGSKDSFEEYIEQAISLGFEEITFAEHAPLPKGFTDTTPTKDSAMNDDQLEAYFDDLERIKAKYHGRIKINTGLEVDFIEGYEEEIKDFLNVAGKRLDDAILSVHFLKFNHHYDCIDYSPGEFEKIANKYGGVDEIYKKYYETLMLSITSDLGPYKPKRIGHITLIRKFHQKFPATHEFKNEIENVLNTIKKYNYEIDYNGAGTKKPLCKEPYPPDWVAEKAMQLGIPLVYGSDAHQRKELGQGREKMKFF, from the coding sequence TTGAAAAAAGATGGGCATGTACATACCCCATATTGCCCTCATGGATCAAAAGATTCTTTTGAGGAATATATTGAACAAGCTATTTCGCTCGGGTTTGAGGAAATCACATTTGCAGAGCATGCACCATTGCCAAAAGGCTTTACCGATACAACCCCTACAAAAGACAGTGCGATGAACGATGACCAATTAGAAGCATATTTTGATGATCTCGAACGTATAAAAGCAAAATACCATGGACGAATAAAAATAAACACCGGGCTGGAAGTAGATTTTATAGAAGGGTACGAAGAAGAAATTAAAGACTTTTTAAATGTTGCCGGAAAAAGGCTTGATGATGCAATCCTCTCCGTCCACTTTTTAAAATTCAATCATCACTATGATTGTATCGACTACAGTCCAGGGGAATTTGAAAAAATAGCAAATAAATACGGGGGAGTAGATGAAATATATAAAAAATACTACGAAACATTAATGCTTTCAATTACCTCGGATCTTGGGCCATATAAACCGAAACGAATCGGCCACATCACGCTTATCCGGAAATTTCATCAAAAATTTCCGGCAACACATGAATTTAAGAATGAAATTGAAAATGTGCTCAATACGATAAAGAAATATAATTATGAGATTGACTATAACGGGGCAGGAACTAAAAAACCTCTTTGCAAGGAACCTTATCCCCCTGATTGGGTTGCGGAAAAAGCCATGCAACTGGGCATTCCTCTTGTCTATGGGTCGGATGCCCACCAGCGAAAAGAACTTGGCCAAGGCAGAGAAAAAATGAAATTTTTTTGA
- the refZ gene encoding forespore capture DNA-binding protein RefZ, translating into MRKNSKDAIVNAAIELFNIKGYSGTSVRDIADKANVNPANIAYYFKNKHGLLEYCFTAFFENYLAEIEKGFSLLDAGAAFCLKQIATNVIEFQCKNIHLTRFILREMSIDSQVVREIMSTYYVKERYFFHKIFEKGMEQKEFRSHSVSYLILQFKSLLSMPFLNTHYVTEVLHVFLHEKYFAKKYLHEIFQWIDGVLCNHPLEKRQLSIK; encoded by the coding sequence GTGCGAAAAAATTCAAAAGACGCAATTGTGAATGCAGCCATTGAATTGTTCAATATAAAGGGTTACAGTGGAACATCAGTGAGGGATATTGCCGATAAAGCAAATGTGAACCCTGCCAATATCGCTTATTATTTTAAAAATAAACACGGGCTGTTAGAGTATTGCTTTACGGCATTTTTCGAAAACTATCTGGCCGAAATTGAAAAAGGATTTTCCCTTTTAGATGCCGGTGCTGCATTTTGCCTGAAACAAATAGCCACTAATGTTATCGAATTCCAGTGCAAAAACATTCATTTAACAAGGTTTATACTCAGGGAAATGTCAATCGATTCTCAAGTTGTCCGAGAAATCATGTCTACCTATTATGTTAAGGAGCGCTACTTCTTTCATAAAATTTTCGAAAAAGGTATGGAACAGAAGGAGTTTAGAAGCCATTCAGTTTCTTATTTGATTTTACAATTTAAAAGCCTTTTGTCTATGCCATTTTTAAATACCCACTATGTAACAGAAGTTTTGCATGTTTTTCTGCATGAAAAATATTTTGCAAAAAAATATTTGCATGAAATTTTCCAGTGGATTGACGGAGTTTTGTGTAATCATCCGTTAGAGAAACGGCAGTTATCTATTAAATAA
- a CDS encoding GAF domain-containing protein — translation MFQVEKYHGSKEENYELVIKQLKSLLEGETNRIANLSNASALLKQFLDRTNWVGFYLLDGEELVLGPFQGLPACVRIPLGKGVCGTSAKLRKTIRVEDVHLFPGHIACDPASQSEIVVPMIKNGELLGVLDIDSPEKNRFDELDQEKLEKFTEVLVQYL, via the coding sequence GTGTTTCAAGTCGAAAAATATCATGGTTCTAAAGAGGAAAACTATGAGCTTGTTATCAAGCAGCTTAAATCCCTCCTCGAAGGAGAAACAAATCGAATCGCTAATTTAAGCAATGCCTCAGCTTTATTAAAACAGTTTTTAGATCGTACGAATTGGGTAGGTTTTTATTTACTAGATGGGGAAGAGCTTGTTCTTGGCCCATTTCAAGGACTTCCTGCATGTGTCCGCATCCCTCTTGGCAAAGGAGTTTGCGGTACTTCCGCTAAATTGCGGAAAACAATCAGGGTAGAAGACGTCCATCTATTTCCTGGACATATCGCATGTGACCCAGCCTCCCAATCAGAAATCGTTGTGCCTATGATCAAAAACGGAGAATTATTGGGAGTTCTTGATATCGATTCCCCGGAAAAAAATCGTTTCGATGAATTAGATCAGGAGAAATTGGAAAAATTCACAGAAGTGCTCGTACAATATTTATAA
- a CDS encoding diguanylate cyclase domain-containing protein — protein sequence MDLLESHMILNLKSRLFDIIDPEKGLFNYDVLIEEMLGAIRSIMNAAEVNLYSCNEWSRRLVVESSTNRNFKNTFIPRKISCSEFEKLAQRNSVYRNHLPFPGFETDDLFLFICREENCFGLLTLKEAIPSSFEHFSDEFLKELSEQCGIFLIKIQSLTKIVTEKKRYKQLFRVTEKFHSSMKIDDVLGEIIYTLQEVYPTFTYYLLLSHDNNSHGDLPIKDLEYDSENIAAMQAYVTGTIQFEDSLQEKRSVLYAPLKGKQGVYGVLQVIAPDSLVFPKNEVEFIALLANTAGGALENAQLYQQSRKLIADLQLINETSKRLNSNLRLTEMMTYMSEQIINSFDAQEVGFIILFEDYEKYDVVKGSTSFFFTEPANQYIKYIKNKIQKEKDSLFIGDLNLQLEMTRERFRSIMAVPMVQSEKLKGFTLVMHREPYHFTFETFKLLQSLIHHSTLALTNSMLREELERMVVTDHLTKLYSRNYLDERIHLSMAEDEMGTFILIDIDNFKLINDTYGHQVGDEVLVQVANLILGNIRDTDIGARWGGEELAIYLPQISIETGALIAERLVKKVSENTNPPITISCGVSYWTSESGDTLKSLFKRADKALYIAKGTGKNKVVIQEEDTGLKV from the coding sequence ATGGATCTGCTTGAAAGCCATATGATTCTGAATTTAAAAAGCCGATTGTTTGATATAATTGATCCTGAAAAAGGCTTATTTAACTATGATGTTTTAATTGAAGAAATGCTGGGTGCTATCAGAAGTATAATGAATGCTGCTGAAGTGAATCTCTATAGCTGTAATGAATGGAGTAGGAGGCTTGTCGTAGAGTCTTCTACGAACAGAAATTTCAAAAACACGTTTATTCCCCGGAAAATTTCATGTTCCGAGTTCGAAAAATTGGCCCAAAGAAACTCAGTTTATCGAAATCATCTTCCGTTTCCGGGTTTTGAAACTGATGATTTGTTCTTATTTATTTGCAGAGAAGAAAATTGTTTCGGTTTATTAACCTTAAAAGAAGCCATTCCATCTAGCTTCGAGCATTTTTCAGATGAATTTCTAAAAGAGTTAAGCGAGCAATGCGGGATTTTTCTCATTAAAATTCAATCGCTGACAAAAATTGTGACTGAAAAAAAAAGATATAAGCAGCTTTTCCGGGTGACGGAGAAATTTCACTCTTCAATGAAAATAGATGATGTTTTAGGAGAGATCATTTACACCCTGCAGGAAGTTTATCCAACCTTTACATATTATTTGCTCCTGTCCCATGATAATAATAGTCATGGAGACCTGCCGATTAAAGACCTTGAGTATGATAGTGAAAATATTGCTGCAATGCAGGCATATGTAACTGGTACAATCCAATTTGAAGATTCTTTGCAGGAGAAACGGTCCGTACTTTATGCACCTTTAAAAGGAAAGCAGGGTGTATACGGTGTTTTGCAGGTTATTGCGCCGGATTCTCTAGTCTTTCCTAAGAACGAAGTTGAATTTATTGCCCTTCTTGCAAATACAGCCGGCGGAGCACTTGAAAATGCGCAGCTGTACCAGCAATCAAGAAAATTAATCGCCGACCTTCAATTGATTAATGAAACATCGAAACGGCTTAATTCAAACCTACGGCTGACTGAAATGATGACATATATGTCTGAGCAGATCATTAATTCGTTTGATGCACAGGAAGTTGGATTTATTATTCTTTTCGAAGATTATGAGAAATATGATGTTGTGAAAGGAAGCACCTCGTTTTTCTTTACGGAGCCTGCGAATCAATATATTAAATATATAAAAAATAAAATTCAAAAAGAAAAAGACTCTCTTTTTATTGGAGATTTGAATCTGCAACTTGAAATGACAAGGGAGCGGTTCAGGTCCATAATGGCTGTTCCGATGGTACAAAGCGAAAAATTGAAAGGGTTTACCCTTGTTATGCATCGCGAACCTTATCATTTTACGTTTGAAACATTTAAATTGCTTCAATCGCTGATTCACCATTCAACACTGGCGCTCACCAATTCGATGCTTCGGGAGGAGCTTGAAAGAATGGTTGTAACGGACCATCTGACAAAGCTTTATTCCCGCAATTATTTGGATGAGCGCATACATCTTTCTATGGCTGAAGATGAAATGGGTACATTTATTTTAATTGATATTGATAATTTTAAATTGATTAATGATACTTACGGCCATCAAGTTGGGGACGAAGTTCTTGTACAAGTGGCGAATTTGATTCTTGGCAATATTAGGGACACGGATATTGGCGCCAGATGGGGCGGTGAAGAGCTGGCCATTTATTTGCCGCAAATTTCTATCGAAACAGGTGCTTTAATTGCTGAGAGGCTGGTCAAGAAGGTGTCCGAAAATACCAACCCGCCAATAACAATTTCCTGCGGTGTTTCATACTGGACATCCGAAAGTGGTGATACTTTAAAAAGCTTATTCAAACGTGCAGACAAAGCACTTTATATTGCAAAGGGCACCGGAAAAAACAAGGTGGTTATACAAGAAGAAGACACTGGGCTGAAGGTTTAA
- the rpsD gene encoding 30S ribosomal protein S4, which translates to MARYTGPTWKISRRLGISLSGTGKELEKRPYPPGQHGPNQRKKLTEYGVQLQEKQKLRHMYGVNERQFRNLFDKAGKMPGIHGENFLILLESRLDNVVYRLGLARTRRQARQLVNHGHILVDGSRVDIPSYRVTPGQTISVREKSRNLDIIKEAVELNNFVPDFLSFDADKLEGTFTRLPERSELPAEINEALIVEFYSR; encoded by the coding sequence ATGGCTCGTTATACAGGTCCAACTTGGAAAATTTCCCGCCGTCTTGGAATTTCCCTAAGCGGTACCGGAAAAGAATTAGAAAAGCGTCCTTACCCACCTGGACAACATGGTCCAAACCAACGCAAAAAGCTTACTGAATATGGAGTGCAATTGCAAGAAAAACAAAAACTTCGTCATATGTACGGAGTAAACGAACGCCAATTCCGTAACCTTTTTGACAAAGCCGGAAAAATGCCTGGTATTCACGGTGAAAACTTCTTGATTCTTCTTGAATCACGTTTAGACAACGTTGTTTACCGTTTAGGTTTAGCTCGTACTCGTCGTCAAGCTCGCCAACTTGTAAACCACGGACATATTTTAGTAGATGGTTCACGTGTAGACATCCCATCTTACCGTGTAACACCTGGTCAAACAATTAGCGTTCGTGAAAAATCACGCAACCTTGACATCATTAAAGAAGCAGTTGAACTAAACAACTTCGTTCCTGACTTCTTATCTTTTGACGCTGACAAATTAGAAGGAACATTCACTCGCTTGCCTGAGCGTTCTGAACTTCCTGCTGAAATTAACGAAGCTCTTATCGTTGAGTTCTACTCTCGTTAA
- the tyrS gene encoding tyrosine--tRNA ligase codes for MNLLEDLQWRGIIYQQTDEEGIKDILNKEKISLYCGIDPTADSMHIGHLLPFLTLRRFQNEGHRPIVLVGGATGLIGDPSGKSEERKLQTLETIKYNVKAIEKQLHKIFDFDGESGAILVNNYDWIGSMDVVTFLRDYGKHVGVNYMLAKDTIASRLETGISFTEFTYTILQAMDFLHLYEHHNCKMQIGGSDQWGNITTGLELIRKIQPEGAKAYGLTIPLVTKADGTKFGKTESGAVWLDPEKTSPYEFYQFWINTADADVVKYLKYFTFLSREEIEELEKSVQEEPHLRKAQKALAEEMTRLIHGEEALQQAIKISEALFSGDVKDLSAAEIKQGFKEVPSYEHVSGEEIGIVDLLVAAKISPSKRQAREDVTNGAIYVNGERITDLGYVLGEKDRIEGQFTVIRRGKKKYHLIKY; via the coding sequence ATGAATTTGCTGGAAGATTTGCAATGGAGAGGAATTATTTATCAGCAAACCGATGAAGAAGGAATTAAGGACATCTTAAATAAAGAGAAAATTTCATTATACTGCGGTATTGACCCGACTGCAGACAGTATGCATATCGGGCATCTGCTGCCGTTTTTGACGCTGCGCCGTTTTCAAAATGAAGGCCACCGTCCAATTGTGCTAGTAGGCGGAGCAACAGGACTAATCGGCGATCCGAGCGGTAAGAGCGAGGAGAGAAAGCTGCAAACGCTAGAAACGATTAAATACAATGTGAAAGCAATCGAAAAGCAACTTCATAAAATTTTTGACTTTGACGGTGAATCCGGAGCGATTCTTGTTAATAACTACGATTGGATCGGTTCAATGGATGTTGTTACGTTCCTTCGTGACTACGGAAAACATGTAGGCGTCAACTATATGCTGGCAAAAGATACAATTGCTTCCCGCCTTGAAACAGGCATTTCTTTCACAGAGTTCACGTATACGATTTTACAGGCGATGGACTTTTTGCATTTGTATGAACACCATAATTGTAAAATGCAAATTGGCGGAAGCGACCAATGGGGCAATATCACAACCGGTCTTGAGCTTATCCGAAAAATTCAGCCGGAAGGTGCTAAAGCATACGGTTTAACGATCCCGCTTGTAACTAAAGCAGACGGGACAAAGTTTGGAAAAACAGAAAGTGGAGCAGTTTGGCTTGATCCGGAGAAAACATCTCCTTATGAGTTCTATCAATTTTGGATTAATACAGCAGATGCAGATGTTGTGAAATACTTGAAATACTTTACGTTCCTTTCTCGAGAAGAAATTGAGGAGCTTGAAAAATCTGTACAGGAAGAGCCTCACCTACGCAAAGCTCAAAAAGCTCTTGCAGAAGAGATGACACGCCTGATTCACGGGGAAGAAGCACTGCAGCAAGCCATAAAGATTTCTGAAGCGCTGTTTAGCGGCGACGTGAAGGATTTATCTGCAGCAGAAATTAAGCAGGGTTTTAAAGAGGTACCATCATATGAGCATGTCTCTGGTGAGGAAATTGGAATTGTCGACTTGCTGGTAGCGGCTAAAATCTCTCCATCAAAGCGCCAGGCCCGTGAAGATGTTACAAATGGAGCGATTTATGTAAATGGTGAGCGCATTACGGATTTAGGTTATGTATTAGGAGAAAAAGACAGGATTGAAGGGCAATTTACGGTAATTCGCCGCGGCAAAAAGAAATATCACCTAATTAAATATTAA
- a CDS encoding transglycosylase domain-containing protein, producing MSNNHIWKERLRSWLNLFTNKKTIKGARITYHVIWNLFLIFLIVIVLGSAFAGGVGAGYFASLVKDEPIRSYKNLKKEIYNYEETSKLYFANNVYLGKLRSDLDREEVKLDQVSEYLIDALIATEDEYFYKHDGVVPKAIFRAILQEVTNSSAQTGGSTLTQQLIKNQILTNEISFERKAKEILLALRLEKFFKKDEILEAYLNVATFGRNSSGRNIAGAQAAAKGIFGVNAKDLNLPQAAFIAGLPQSPFAYTPFTNKGEIKENLEPGLKRMKTVLKRMYESGKINQKQYKEALAYDITKDFAPYIPSPQEQYPWLTFEIEKRAKEILGKILAKKDGYEEQDLESNQQLQEEYMALADRNLRQNGYEIHTTIDKKIYDAMQKVKDHYPYYGPDKPQEITDPETGEKKTIMEPVEVGAILIENKTGKIISFVGGRDYKREKLNHATSAVRQNGSTMKPLLVYAPAFELGKAAPGTILPDVPLYLNPSLNRPWPTNYDKRYNGLVPARYALAKSFNVPAVKLYKDIIGYRPAEYLKKMGFTSLVEPDFTNLATAIGSLENGVTVEENTNAFGTFANGGKFIDAYLIDKITDKNGKVIYQHEVKPVEVFSPQTAYLTLDMMRDVIKRGTAASLNSRLKFRSDWAGKTGTGNQFYDSWFVATNPNVTFGIWTGYDTPKSLNTPGLSYSLRNLYLWADLINAAYDINPKLVDPDEQFKMPGGIVRRSFCATSGLLPSNACVRAGLVETDLFNAKFVPTKVDDSLIEGKFVRVGDKKYLALDSTPAEFAESGLILNPDYIEKIFGIKANPQQLIPKNGRWSKILVPENKLAENGRKPGALNIKSSGNLIIWPMHPDYDVIGYRVYKNGAKVSSIKAGSSLSFNATEGSYYVTAVDIAGNESPPSNMIVIEKKTDPKPEIPPAGKGLGKGNGGPSGGKGQIPPRNGNNNGSGGSTGEPPSVENGNTVNGQ from the coding sequence ATGAGCAATAATCATATTTGGAAGGAACGATTGAGGTCATGGCTCAACCTTTTTACAAATAAAAAAACGATTAAAGGAGCACGAATCACTTATCATGTTATATGGAATTTATTTCTTATTTTTTTAATTGTGATTGTGCTTGGAAGTGCATTTGCCGGCGGAGTCGGTGCCGGTTATTTCGCTTCCCTTGTAAAAGATGAGCCTATACGTTCTTATAAGAATTTGAAAAAAGAGATATATAACTACGAGGAAACTTCGAAGCTGTATTTTGCCAACAATGTTTATTTAGGCAAGCTGCGGAGTGATCTTGATCGCGAAGAAGTAAAACTTGACCAGGTTTCAGAATATTTAATTGATGCGCTCATTGCAACAGAAGACGAATATTTTTATAAACATGACGGTGTGGTTCCAAAAGCAATCTTTCGCGCAATTTTGCAGGAAGTGACAAATTCATCTGCCCAAACAGGCGGAAGCACATTGACACAACAGTTAATAAAAAATCAGATTTTAACAAATGAAATTTCCTTTGAACGAAAAGCAAAAGAAATATTATTGGCTCTCCGGTTAGAAAAATTTTTTAAAAAAGATGAAATTTTAGAAGCCTACTTAAATGTTGCAACATTCGGCCGCAATTCTTCAGGAAGGAATATTGCCGGCGCACAAGCAGCGGCCAAAGGTATTTTCGGTGTGAATGCAAAAGATTTAAACCTGCCCCAAGCTGCTTTTATTGCAGGACTTCCCCAGAGCCCGTTTGCATACACTCCTTTTACGAATAAAGGGGAGATAAAAGAAAACCTTGAACCTGGCTTAAAAAGAATGAAAACGGTTTTAAAAAGGATGTATGAGAGCGGGAAAATCAATCAGAAACAGTACAAAGAAGCCCTTGCCTATGATATTACGAAAGATTTTGCACCATATATTCCTAGCCCGCAGGAACAATATCCTTGGTTGACGTTTGAAATTGAAAAGAGGGCCAAAGAAATTTTAGGAAAAATTTTAGCAAAAAAAGACGGATATGAAGAACAGGATCTTGAATCCAATCAACAATTACAGGAAGAATATATGGCTCTTGCCGACAGGAATCTCCGTCAAAACGGATATGAGATTCATACGACAATTGATAAAAAAATCTATGACGCAATGCAAAAAGTAAAAGATCATTACCCTTATTACGGCCCTGATAAACCTCAAGAAATAACCGATCCTGAAACAGGCGAAAAAAAGACAATCATGGAGCCTGTAGAAGTCGGAGCAATTCTGATTGAAAACAAAACTGGCAAAATCATCAGTTTTGTCGGCGGCCGCGATTATAAACGGGAAAAATTAAATCATGCAACAAGTGCTGTCCGCCAAAATGGATCAACAATGAAACCTCTGCTCGTTTATGCACCTGCCTTTGAGCTTGGAAAAGCAGCTCCAGGTACGATTTTGCCTGACGTTCCTTTATATCTTAATCCAAGCTTGAACCGCCCATGGCCAACGAACTACGACAAACGATACAACGGCTTAGTTCCAGCAAGATACGCTCTAGCAAAGTCATTTAACGTTCCTGCAGTTAAATTGTACAAAGATATTATCGGGTATAGGCCTGCTGAGTATTTAAAAAAGATGGGCTTTACATCGCTTGTTGAGCCGGATTTTACAAACTTGGCAACAGCAATCGGATCATTGGAGAACGGAGTAACAGTTGAAGAAAATACAAATGCTTTTGGGACATTTGCAAATGGCGGGAAGTTCATTGATGCCTATTTAATTGATAAAATTACTGATAAAAACGGAAAAGTCATTTATCAGCATGAAGTGAAGCCGGTAGAAGTTTTCAGCCCCCAAACGGCTTATTTAACTCTTGATATGATGAGAGACGTTATTAAGAGAGGTACTGCAGCCTCCTTGAACAGCAGATTGAAATTCAGATCAGATTGGGCAGGAAAGACTGGAACAGGAAATCAATTCTATGATTCCTGGTTTGTCGCAACCAATCCAAACGTAACTTTTGGAATCTGGACCGGTTATGATACGCCTAAATCATTAAATACCCCCGGTTTAAGTTACAGCTTACGCAACTTATATTTATGGGCTGACCTGATAAATGCTGCTTATGATATAAATCCTAAGCTTGTGGACCCCGATGAACAATTCAAGATGCCAGGCGGTATTGTAAGGCGGTCATTCTGTGCAACATCTGGTTTATTGCCTTCCAATGCTTGTGTAAGAGCAGGCCTCGTGGAAACAGATTTATTTAATGCCAAATTTGTGCCGACAAAAGTTGATGATAGTTTAATAGAAGGGAAGTTTGTCCGTGTAGGTGATAAAAAATATTTAGCTTTGGATTCAACACCGGCAGAATTTGCAGAGTCAGGATTAATTCTGAATCCTGATTACATTGAAAAAATATTCGGCATTAAAGCTAATCCCCAACAGCTTATTCCAAAGAATGGCCGTTGGTCAAAAATTTTAGTTCCTGAGAATAAGCTTGCAGAAAACGGCCGAAAACCGGGAGCTTTAAATATAAAAAGTTCGGGTAATTTGATTATCTGGCCAATGCATCCGGATTACGATGTCATCGGCTATCGTGTTTATAAAAATGGAGCAAAAGTTTCAAGCATAAAAGCCGGCTCCTCTTTATCCTTTAACGCAACTGAAGGAAGCTATTATGTAACTGCAGTCGATATAGCTGGAAATGAATCTCCTCCTTCTAACATGATTGTAATCGAAAAAAAAACTGATCCAAAACCTGAAATTCCTCCTGCAGGAAAAGGTCTCGGTAAAGGAAATGGCGGACCATCCGGTGGAAAAGGCCAAATCCCTCCTCGAAATGGAAATAACAACGGAAGCGGCGGCAGCACCGGGGAACCGCCTTCAGTTGAAAATGGAAATACCGTAAATGGTCAATAG